From a single Daphnia pulex isolate KAP4 chromosome 2, ASM2113471v1 genomic region:
- the LOC124210246 gene encoding serine/arginine repetitive matrix protein 2-like yields the protein MASNDQQWAITSRAKQQIRQTKRRERAQRMHMQAQQKECVDSSQGSHGGIHSNSHSVGGFSSRVPAFSSPLCHESNEDEDSETSYSEDNQKPLKTTKNKSGSSGPKLAEPLYEEDVIDGFAIISFSTYEDLEDAVRITEKTSCLPDPLVPLDTKERNRSSPGQRSSKKSNTSRSNGAIKGRCGLDSTSQPSVSHTNGPPAETNSVSVKPEAAIDSGSRDSRATSIDRFSDVSRHSNSSRGYLCDSESEELEKANNHQELRGLSPNGGNSRPTEFVAPVKRSFSPGHASVATNSHSTISNASSSSGSSSNAPAAGENCNNLRWVGLSGSPRPATAVAPLGHLQNGPRLSDCQPTEGGAGPSPDGPPAAPSPRLPLHPPVAGSPLNTFQHTSSPSTNPVPVLRSGGFNSHPIPQFTAPSSCPPLSYVAPPFSTTAQSMSGPKPPSPVARISAESSRAGEGQRQQQQPPPPHPPQQLPTAMIPPLSSQKLPPPPAPYVKPPSPFHPNNSTTGIRPVFSSAPSNVPPTSSLSSPAPPSVFSTSSSFPFFPPVSMARTIPNHNSNSSHPTTTTTSSGFPTPFLAPSPPIVASAPPAQPKHTSLGAPPMAFGDPPFALTRLPFSTASFAPTSSAKPVTSVAEIAPNSSRPSSRTSSSSSLYNNNEPSSRDRTGSLPFPGHSSTTRSPSLPPPLAPSTFPIPVSSAWPRPPHPDSSRQYSPSPNPGSKRTSPTVRPSGGRQSPGKDALPLVTGRAPGPSPISQMSTESYSDMLRRELDSRFLNSTPNMSSLLPPPPLSATTGPNKLLDPSSLYRPMMPHMGLPGLNPSPYPPHSVGYGVNSVPSSAMSVSSAMGQPQSGGGILSNLGGMSLPPAPSSLSLPPKKPGKWNAMHVRIAWEIHQNQQRQPRDMQLDPKKMMSLAPKLNLGISTGPPPGPSSHPPQLPPHPPHQTHAKSTGGFDTLPSALNSHNSPFGYTHHNMAGFLPRIPSVPTPPPSHHSMQPPGGVRHSPAPDQWTRMPHSSSSSSMTAPWLAPLMSAGSMSSMKSEQSPTTSHHSAAAAMSNHHQMAKERERQKKEERERERERERERERERELEREREREREREREREREREREREKERQKERERSERQEREKKREEEKERERRRHASRSPLHPHSRTSANGGSSKSDQSNKSNASQSMSSNLPPLSFHPGMQMPANMLDRSRMGMHTPLHAYSHGSFDPFRDVLRGMDPMRESMDRESFLRNYGAAANHLALGGPGLHGYGTPPSSYGLPGLPPDRYRDGLSLPPHLGHPSMAGSYSLAGQQGGPYGQQNDRFGSLPGMSGAPTLYPPTSTSYPFPPLGPGGLLGAGLGSGMSSLSMLPQSLLTSGGKRTPPPSGQPPTSLPGSSALASLGRTHMGLMPAGLGLSPYPMPSPSPHMMNPHHLLPPHHGSSMGGARPPSNSTPPSGVGRPLMDLTSPHPSSGLAPFNPMDPYPRKDDPQSR from the exons ATGGCCAGCAACGACCAACAATGGGCCATTACTAGTCgggcaaaacaacaaatcaggCAAACTAAGAGGAGGGAGAGAGCCCAGCGTATGCACATgcag gCCCAGCAGAAGGAATGTGTTGATTCATCCCAAGGATCACACGGTGGCATCCATTCCAATTCACACAGTGTTGGTGGTTTCTCATCACGGGTACCAGCCTTTTCTAGCCCGTTGTGCCATGAGAGTAATGAAGATGAGGATAGTGAGACATCCTACAGTGAGGACAATCAAAAGCCTTTAAAAACAACTAAGAACAAGAGCGGTAGCAGTGGTCCCAAACTTGCTGAGCCCTTGTATGAAGAAGATGTGATTGATGGATTTGCTATTATTAGCTTCTCTACATATGAGGACTTGGAG gaTGCTGTGAGGATTACAGAGAAAACGTCTTGCCTACCAGATCCTTTGGTACCTTTGGAtaccaaagaaagaaatcgtTCAAGTCCGGGACAGCGAAGtagtaaaaaatcaaacaccAGCCGAAGTAATGGAGCCATCAAAGGGCGATGTGGTCTCGACAGTACATCTCAGCCTTCCGTTAGCCACACCAACGGTCCTCCTGCTGAGACCAACAGTGTTAGCGTCAAACCGGAAGCGGCGATTGACTCGGGATCTCGGGACTCCCGGGCCACATCTATTGATAGGTTCAGTGATGTCAGTCGACACAGCAACTCTTCAAGAGGCTACCTT TGTGATAGTGAAAGTGAGGAACTTGAGAAAGCCAACAACCACCAGGAACTAAGAGGGCTCAGTCCAAATGGTGGTAATAGCCGGCCAACCGAATTCGTAGCACCTGTTAAGCGTTCTTTCAGTCCTGGCCATGCCAGTGTGGCAACTAATAGCCACAGTACCATAAGTAACGCGAGTAGTTCTAGCGGTAGTAGCTCTAATGCTCCGGCGGCAGGAGAGAACTGCAACAACTTACGTTGGGTTGGTCTTTCTGGAAGTCCCCGTCCTGCCACTGCTGTTGCCCCCCTCGGTCATCTCCAG AATGGACCGAGACTATCGGATTGTCAACCAACGGAAGGAGGTGCCGGTCCGAGTCCGGATGGACCTCCGGCAGCTCCTTCACCTCGGTTACCGCTGCATCCTCCGGTTGCTGGATCTCCACTTAACACATTTCAACACACCTCCAGCCCGTCGACTAATCCGGTTCCTGTTTTAAGAAGTGGCGGCTTTAATTCTCACCCCATCCCGCAATTTACAGCTCCTTCAAGTTGTCCACCTCTCTCCTACGTTGCTCCGCCATTCAGTACGACGGCACAGTCGATGTCTGGTCCTAAGCCACCGTCACCTGTCGCTCGTATCTCAGCGGAAAGCAGCAGAGCAGGCGAGGGacagaggcagcagcagcaaccaccACCGCCGCATCCACCGCAGCAGCTACCAACTGCGATGATTCCTCCGCTGTCGTCTCAAAAGTTACCGCCACCTCCTGCTCCTTACGTGAAGCCGCCCAGTCCGTTTCATCCCAACAACTCAACGACAGGAATTCGACCGGTCTTCTCTTCAGCGCCTTCCAATGTCCCGCCAACGTCTAGCCTATCCTCCCCTGCACCTCCTTCTGTGTTCAGCACCAGCTCATCCTTCCCCTTCTTCCCTCCAGTGTCTATGGCTCGAACTATACCAAATCACAatagcaacagcagccacccgacaacaacaacaacttcaagCGGATTTCCAACACCTTTCCTGGCTCCGTCTCCGCCTATTGTTGCCTCCGCTCCGCCAGCTCAGCCAAAGCACACCTCTCTCGGCGCTCCCCCAATGGCATTTGGCGACCCACCGTTTGCATTGACACGACTTCCGTTTTCTACGGCTTCGTTTGCGCCTACAAGTTCAGCTAAACCGGTTACGTCAGTTGCTGAAATCGCGCCCAATTCATCACGCCCTAGTAGCcgaacatcatcatcatcttcgttGTACAACAACAATGAACCCAGCAGCAGGGACAGAACGGGCAGCTTACCGTTTCCTGGCCACTCTTCTACGACGAGGTCACCTAGTCTACCTCCTCCACTTGCTCCCTCAACCTTTCCCATACCAG TTTCTTCTGCGTGGCCCCGTCCGCCGCATCCTGACTCATCAAGACAATACAGCCCTAGCCCCAATCCTGGGTCAAAACGTACTTCGCCTACGGTTCGTCCTTCCGGCGGCAGACAGAGTCCTGGAAAGGATGCATTGCCTCTG GTGACTGGAAGAGCCCCAGGTCCTTCTCCAATTTCGCAAATGAGCACAGAGTCGTATTCTGACATGCTTAGACGTGAGCTGGACTCGAGATTTCTCAATTCGACGCCCAATATGAGTTCGCTTCTTCCACCGCCGCCTCTGTCCGCCACAACCGGTCCCAACAAACTATTGGATCCTTCTTCTTTGTACCGCCCGATGATGCCTCACATGGGTCTACCTGGTTTAAATCCATCGCCGTATCCGCCGCATTCCGTTGGATATGGTGTGAATTCAGTACCGTCCTCCGCCATGAGTGTCAGTTCTGCGATGGGTCAGCCGCAGTCGGGTGGCGGAATTCTCAGCAATCTTGGAGGAATGTCCCTACCACCTGCACCGTCCAGCTTGTCGCTTCCGCCTAAG AAACCTGGCAAGTGGAATGCCATGCACGTCCGAATAGCATGGGAGATCCACCAGAATCAACAACGGCAGCCCCGGGATATGCAATTGGATCCGAAAAAGATGATGAGTTTGGCGCCTAAATTGAACTTAGGAATATCTACAGGTCCACCTCCAGGCCCATCATCTCATCCCCCTCAACTTCCTCCTCACCCGCCCCATCAGACTCATGCAAAGTCGACAGGCGGTTTTGATACCTTGCCCAGCGCGCTCAATTCGCACAATTCGCCATTTGGTTATACCCATCACAACATGGCCGGCTTTCTTCCCCGTATTCCTTCCGTCCCTACACCTCCTCCTTCTCACCATTCAATGCAGCCACCTGGTGGAGTGAGACACAGTCCGGCACCCGATCAATGGACTAG AATGCCACATTCTTCATCCTCGTCCTCGATGACGGCCCCTTGGCTGGCCCCGTTGATGAGCGCCGGATCGATGTCATCGATGAAATCCGAGCAGTCCCCGACGACGTCTCATCatagcgctgctgctgcaatgTCCAACCATCATCAGATggccaaagagagagagagacagaagaaggaagaacGAGAGCGTGAGCGTGAAAGAGAACGTGAAAGGGAGCGGGAACGAGAACTGGAACGGGAGCGGGAACGAGAGcgcgaaagagaaagagaacgtgaaagagagagggaacgggagcgagaaaaggaaagacaaaaggagagagaaaggagtgAAAGACAAGagcgtgaaaagaaaagagaggagGAAAAGGAACGAGAAAGGAGGAGACACGCCTCACGATCCCCTCTACATCCACATTCGCGGACGTCGGCCAACGGTGGATCTTCGAAATCGGATCAGTCCAACAAATCTAACGCCTCGCAGTCCATGTCCAGCAATCTTCCGCCGTTATCATTCCATCCGGGGATGCAAATGCCCGCCAACATGTTGGACAGATCCCGTATGGGGATGCACACGCCGTTACACGCGTACAGCCACGGTTCCTTCGATCCTTTCAGAGACGTCCTGCGTGGGATGGATCCGATGCGGGAGAGTATGGATCGCGAATCGTTTTTGAGAAACTACGGTGCGGCAGCCAATCATCTGGCATTAGGTGGACCGGGACTGCACGGATACGGGACACCTCCTTCTTCTTATGGATTGCCTGGACTTCCTCCCGACCGATACAGAGACGGGTTATCGTTGCCTCCTCACCTCGGCCACCCATCTATGGCTGGATCCTATTCCTTGGCAGGTCAACAAGGTGGACCGTATGGGCAGCAAAATGATCGCTTTGGATCCCTTCCAGGGATGAGTGGAGCCCCGACTCTCTATCCGCCCACTTCAACGTCGTATCCGTTTCCGCCTCTAGGCCCTGGTGGACTTTTAGGAGCCGGATTGGGAAGTGGCATGAGCTCCTTGTCAATGTTGCCTCAATCGCTGTTGACTTCTGGTGGTAAACGGACTCCACCGCCATCGGGACAACCACCGACATCACTCCCGGGTTCGTCGGCGCTGGCTTCGCTTGGGCGGACTCACATGGGTCTCATGCCGGCCGGCCTAGGGTTGTCACCATATCCAATGCCGTCACCATCTCCTCACATGATGAATCCGCATCACTTGCTCCCTCCGCACCACGGGTCTTCTATGGGAGGCGCCCGACCGCCCTCCAATAGTACGCCTCCATCCGGTGTGGGTCGTCCTTTAATGGATTTGACGTCGCCGCATCCTTCCTCCGGCTTAGCGCCCTTTAATCCGATGGATCCGTATCCTCGCAAAGACGACCCCCAATCGCGGTAG
- the LOC124210278 gene encoding E3 ubiquitin-protein ligase rnf146-like yields the protein MSESGTTSGDQCSRMNVRGSRATSRNASLQSSREDLSNNSVLSSGLKQTDCSASSKAEDSPVDKGENSSTVIECAVCLQTCIHPVKLPCSHIFCYLCVKGVAFQSKRCAMCRQEIPSDFLIHPQLLDRTQLEKESTLEDGYQWFYEGRNGWWAYDERTSFEMECAYKRSQRICELLIAGFLYTIDFDQMFQSRKTEPSRRRRIKRDLASIPKKGVAGLRLEQSDETENGQAASLDLLSVAASRAALTSNCLSPSQTPQAPSNTPQTPQTPQTPRSPPSPAPETISNQDSVAQTLPSESRWQERERRRLRRAVEEIERLRLHDGDRFTPPLSRLDNMVIYYNMDEETSVIHDDTHDDLWPSEDSSSDDEEGEVIIS from the exons ATGTCTGAGTCGGGGACCACTTCTGGAGATCAATGCTCAAGGATGAATGTAAGAGGCTCAAGAGCGACCAGCCGAAATGCCTCATTACAGAGTAGCAGAGAAGATTTGTCAAATAATTCTGTCCTGTCCTCAGGACTGAAACAAACAGATTGCAGTGCAAGTAGCAAGGCAGAAGATTCTCCAGTTGACAAAGGAGAAAATAGCAGTACTGTGATAGAATGTGCTGTATGCCTCCAAACATGCATTCATCCAGTGAAGCTGCCTTGTTCACATATCTTCTGCTATCTTTGCGTGAAAGGCGTGGCTTTCCAGTCGAAAAGATGCGCCATGTGTCGACAAGAAATTCCCAGCGATTTCCTTATTCACCCACAATTACTTGACCGGACTCAGCTGGAAAAAGAATCCACTTTAGAAGATGGATACCAATGGTTTTATGAAGGGAGAAACG GTTGGTGGGCGTATGACGAACGAACCAGTTTCGAGATGGAATGTGCCTATAAGCGTTCTCAGCGTATTTGCGAGTTGCTGATTGCTGGATTTCTTTACACGATCGATTTCGATCAGATGTTTCAATCCAGGAAGACGGAGCCTTCGCGACGTCGACGCATTAAACGCGATCTTGCCTCAATACCAAAGAAAGGAGTTGCTGGGTTGCGGCTGGAACAGAGTGACGAAACTGAAAATGGTCAAGCTGCTTCTTTAGATCTTCTTTCAGTGGCTGCCAGCAGAGCAGCTCTCACTTCCAACTGTTTATCTCCTAGCCAAACACCCCAAGCTCCTTCCAACACTCCTCAAACACCTCAGACCCCTCAAACGCCGCGTAGTCCTCCGTCTCCAGCTCCGGAAACGATTTCTAATCAAGACTCTGTAGCTCAAACATTGCCCAGTGAATCTCGTTGGCAGGAGCGGGAAAGACGTCGTCTCCGACGAGCTGTTGAAGAAATCGAACGTCTAAGACTCCATGACGGAGATAGGTTCACTCCACCGCTCTCCAGATTAGATAACATGGTCATCTATTATAATATGGATGAAGAAACTAGCGTTATACACGACGATACTCACGACGACTTGTGGCCAAGTGAAGACAGCTCTTCTGATGACGAAGAAGGAGAGGTGATCATTAGTTAG
- the LOC124188607 gene encoding kelch domain-containing protein 4-like: protein MGKKDKSKKGKGAEKTIAKTLKKQTTKLKKELAAKGEEDLEQVIKELEEADRKKNAIVEDLLKDGPSRRANFSLNAHFEKDEIVMFGGEYFNGQKTYCFGDLVLYNLKKKTWLKIQAPGAAPPRCAHQAVLTAGEGGQLWIFGGEYASPSQSQFYHYKDLWVFYLKTKKWEKINATLGPSSRSGHRMVLCKKNLVVFGGYHDNGLDYKYYNDVHLFDLESRTWRKIEPSGTAPSPRSGCQMVTLPDGRILITGGYSKNKVKKDVDKGIIHSDAFLLFPDKHDTNGTKWKWQTVKLTGTKPSPRTGMSVVANTIGNRAYFFGGVHDEEEDEENISGSFFNDLYCLDLEKLNFNRIILDGVKAKKEASETEESTSAMPQEAEQAEPSELVEQPIVHDDGIFTLTIGPSSTTNAESAIAGASGTTAVNVTMPSPRMGSGLCVKHGQLYLYGGIVEDGDKQYTLNDMFALDLHKGVEWDELIHDEQAKSEWIDSDSESSGMDSDGSSDSNDDDEEESDEAMEEN from the exons atgggtaaaaaagataaatctaaaaaaggtAAAGGAGCTGAGAAAACGATTGCAAAAACTTTAAAGAAACAAACTaccaagttaaaaaaagaattagctGCTAAAGGAGAG gaAGACTTGGAGCAAGTTATAAAAGAACTTGAAGAAGCagatcgaaagaaaaatgctaTTGTTGAAGATTTGCTCAAAGATGGGCCTAGTCGCAgagcaaatttttctttaaatgctcattttgaaaaagatgaaattgtCATGTTCGGAGGAGAATATTTCAATGGACAAAag ACCTATTGTTTTGGTGATCTAGTTCTTTACAacttaaagaagaaaacatggTTGAAGATACAAGCTCCAGGAGCTGCACCACCACGCTGTGCCCATCAGGCAGTTTTGACAGCAGGGGAAGGAGGGCAGTTGTGGATATTTGGAGGAGAATATGCTTCTCCTTCACAGTCCCAATTCTACCATTATAAAGACTTGTGggtcttttatttaaaaaccaagaaatgggaaaaaataaa cGCTACACTTGGTCCTTCATCAAGAAGTGGTCATCGGATGgttttatgtaaaaaaaatttggttgtctTTGGTGGTTATCACGACAACGGATTGgattataaatattataatgATGTTCATTTGTTCGATCTGGAGAGCAGAACATGGCGCAAGATTGAACCATCTG GTACGGCCCCGTCACCGAGATCTGGTTGCCAAATGGTCACCTTGCCCGATGGCCGCATTCTCATAACGGGGGGATACAGCAAAAATAAAGTGAAGAAAGATGTTGACAAGGGCATTATTCACAGTGATGCCTTCCTCCTGTTTCCTGATA AGCATGACACCAATGGAACAAAGTGGAAATGGCAGACAGTTAAGCTTACTGGAACTAAGCCTTCCCCTCGCACTGGAATGAGTGTGGTGGCGAACACCATag gtAATCGCGCATACTTCTTCGGTGGTGTgcatgatgaagaagaagacgaagaaaacatttctggttcttttttcaatgacTTATATTGCCTGGACCtagaaaaactaaatttcaACCGaa ttATCTTAGACGGCGTTAAGGCTAAAAAAGAAGCAAGCGAAACAGAGGAGTCGACATCGGCCATGCCACAGGAAGCGGAACAA GCTGAACCATCGGAATTAGTTGAACAACCAATAGTTCACGATGACGGCATTTTTACTCTCACAATTGGACCTTCCTCGACCACTAATGCTGAAAGTGCCATTGCTGGAGCATCCGGAACCACTGCAGTCAAT GTAACAATGCCTTCGCCTCGCATGGGTTCAGGACTTTGCGTCAAGCATGGCCAATTGTATCTTTATGGTGGAATCGTCGAGGATGGTGACAAACAGTATACGTTAAACGACATGTTTGCACTTG ATCTACATAAAGGAGTCGAATGGGATGAATTAATTCATGACGAGCAGGCTAAATCTGAATGGATTGATTCTGATTCGGAATCATCAGGCATGGATAGTGATGGCTCTTCTGACTCGAACGACGATGATGAGGAAGAGTCAGACGAAGCGATGGAGGAAAATTAA
- the LOC124188608 gene encoding 28S ribosomal protein S27, mitochondrial-like: MAGKGLLLKCNLLGYRFQNLQRICLRTFLSDAYQCDAEWKGRLNNPLLEKLKNENFYGELMKKFQKESKASAIDVDLFSTFVLNELHLDDLEAITQKFRRCPNTIHALPSTGHSVIRTYLEFKHTDSLMRMVDDRLNYGLFLDYYLSNLLMDSFLKQGNFRDAAKVAIQLMLQEEFDHPITSHLALYSCYCYLNNPQPDPWDPQPKPKPVEPVEDVKVRVDYIREPFFDDHFDLTQPRHLIGKTLVGFGKHFLRQSPDSVAYTSILLGWTLFEKHDKIIQTLDTILGSSSKPQLLKEELELCKKTVQESTNLPEIFLENFNNRVNQLETEGFVVPGNVNDILKQRIKDAVSKHENEDIQRQKEQYQLWEQQREQEIERQTQAIEHRKRLAILEAKKKELQEKEEQLHFFDNLDEWELRHEEKMLQKEMLIKQQEGRGKKISSKLLRQAEEDAYFPPEITPNMRQK; the protein is encoded by the exons ATGGCTGGAAAAGGATTACTTTTAAAGTGTAATTTGCTGGGATATCGCTTTCAGAACCTTCAAAGAATAT GTCTCCGAACATTTCTATCGGATGCTTACCAATGTGATGCCGAATGGAAGGGAAGATTGAATAATCCATTacttgaaaaactaaaaaatg aaaatttttatggagagttaatgaaaaaattccaGAAGGAAAGCAAAGCCAGTGCGATTGATGTTGATTTG TTCTCTACTTTCGTCTTGAATGAGCTGCATCTAGATGATTTGGAAGCTATTACTCAGAAATTTCGAAGATGCCCAAACACTATCCATGCCCTTCCCTCTACTGGTCATTCAGTTATCAGAACATACTTGGAATTCAAGCATACTGACTCTTTGATGAGAATGGTTGATGATCGTCTCAACTATGGACTGTTTCTAGATTACTATTTGAGTAATTTGTTGATGGATTCGTTTCTCAAGCAGGGAAACTTCCGCG ATGCTGCCAAGGTTGCAATTCAGCTGATGCTTCAAGAAGAGTTTGACCATCCAATTACTAGTCATCTGGCATTGTATTCATGTTATTGCTATCTCAACAATCCACAGCCAGACCCTTGGGATCCACAACCTAAACCCAAACCTGTGGAACCTGTTGAAGATGTCAAAGTTCGAGTTGACTACATTCGTGAGCCATTCTTTGACGATCATTTTGATCTTACCCAACCTCGCCATCTTATTGGCAAGACTCTCGTTGGATTCGGAAAACACTTCCTTCGTCAGTCGCCTGATTCTGTGGCTTATACTTCCATTCTATTGGGATGGACTTTGTTTGAGAAACATGACAAGATTATCCAGACTTTAGATACGATACTGGGATCATCCTCTAAGCCGCAACTATTAAAGGAAGAGCTAGAGCTATGCAAAAAGACAGTGCAGGAATCCACAAACTTAcccgaaatttttttggaaaacttCAATAACCGAGTGAATCAACTGGAAACTGAAGGTTTTGTCGTTCCTGGTAATGTGAACGATATTTTGAAACAGCGAATCAAGGACGCTGTCAGCAAGCATGAAAACGAGGATATTCAACGTCAAAAAGAACAATACCAACTCTGGGAACAGCAGAGAGAACAAGAAATCGAAAGACAAACCCAAGCTATTGAACACCGAAAACGGCTGGCCATTCTGGAAgctaagaaaaaggaattgcaagagaaagaagagcaGCTTCACTTCTTCGATAACTTGGATGAGTGGGAGTTGCGACACGAGGAAAAAATGTTGCAAAAGGAAATGCTTATTAAACAACAAGAGGGACGAGGTAAAAAGATCAGTTCTAAATTGCTGCGGCAGGCCGAAGAAGACGCATACTTTCCACCAGAAATTACACCAAATATGAGGCAAAAGTAG
- the LOC124188609 gene encoding 39S ribosomal protein L54, mitochondrial-like encodes MAAISCVARQFTCAKLLFRTSTPWNFQRIAEYAKPTGGVGGLGAKKAGKGAGGKLGSVVQKIVLPVETDPVKLVNYVCGSNILKEGKDVELKPDSEYPDWLWSIRLGNPPALEDMDPNTLQYWRRLRKLSLRRQSKLMSLRKY; translated from the exons ATGGCTGCAATATCTTGTGTTGCACGGCAATTTACATGtgccaaacttctttttcgaaCTTCAACACCATGGAATTTCCAAAGAATCGCAGAATATGCAAAACCAACTGGAGGAG tGGGTGGGTTGGGCGCCAAAAAAGCCGGCAAGGGTGCTGGTGGAAAACTGGGCTCTGTTGTGCAAAAGATAGTTTTACCTGTTGAAACAGATCCAGTAAAGCTAGTCAATTATGTCTGTGGCAGTAACATATTGAAAGAAGGGAAAGATGTTGAGTTGAAACCAGACAGTGAATATCCAGACTGGCTGTGGTCAATAAGATTAG GTAATCCTCCTGCACTGGAAGATATGGATCCAAACACCTTGCAGTATTGGAGACGACTGAGAAAACTTAGCCTTCGCAGACAATCCAAGTTGATGTCACTCAGGAAATACTAA